From the Salmo trutta chromosome 30, fSalTru1.1, whole genome shotgun sequence genome, one window contains:
- the LOC115169004 gene encoding keratin, type II cytoskeletal 8, with protein sequence MSVRKTTSYTVKSSSSGAAPRSFSSMSYSGPSQGVSRQSYSARSSYGGANRGMGGGFGAGGGGGSYISSSSAYGGGMGLGMGMGGVSHAPITAVQVNKSLLAPLNLDIDPNIQIVRTHEKEQIKGLNNRFASFIDKVRFLEQQNKMLETKWGLLQGQTTTRSNIDAMFEAYIANLRRQLDSLGNDKMRLEADLHNMQGLVEDFKNKYEDEINKRTECENDFVLIKKDVDEAYMNKVELEAKLESLTDEINFLRQIYEEELRELQCQIKDTSVVVEMDNSRNLDMDAIVAEVRAQYEDVANKSRAEAETWYKSKYEEMQTSATRYGDDLRSTKTEISDLNRMIQRLQSEIDSVKGQRANLENQIAEAEERGEIAVKDAKLRIRDLEDALQRAKQDMARQIREYQDLMNVKLALDIEIATYRKLLEGEEDRLATGIQSINITKQSSSYNSFPSESVNSSYTSGYSSGFSGGYGGGYGGGYGGGSSYSSGSGYGGGSRYGGGSGTNVITQNKKSVVIKMIETRDGKVVSESSEVVDD encoded by the exons ATGTCGGTCAGGAAAACCACCAGCTACACCGTCAAGTCCTCTTCCTCCGGGGCAGCCCCTCGCAGCTTTAGCAGCATGTCCTACTCTGGACCCAGCCAGGGGGTCTCTCGCCAGAGCTACAGCGCCCGCAGCTCCTATGGAGGGGCCAACAGAGGCATGGGAGGTGGGTTCGGGGCCGGTGGTGGAGGCGGCAGCTACATTTCCAGCTCCTCTGCCTATGGAGGTGGCATGGgcctggggatggggatgggtgGCGTCTCTCATGCCCCCATCACTGCTGTCCAAGTGAACAAGAGCCTGCTTGCCCCCCTTAACCTGGACATCGACCCCAACATCCAGATCGTCCGCACCCATGAGAAAGAACAGATCAAGGGCCTCAACAACCGCTTTGCCTCCTTCATTGATAAG GTACGCTTCCTGGAACAGCAGAACAAAATGCTGGAGACCAAGTGGGGTCTCCTCCAGGGACAGACCACCACCCGCTCCAACATTGACGCCATGTTCGAGGCCTACATCGCCAACCTGCGCAGACAGCTGGACAGCCTGGGTAACGACAAGATGAGGCTGGAGGCTGACCTGCACAACATGCAGGGTCTGGTCGAGGACTTCAAGAACAA ATATGAAGATGAGATCAACAAGCGTACAGAGTGTGAAAATGACTTTGTGCTCATTAAGAAG GACGTGGATGAGGCCTACATGAACAAAGTTGAGCTGGAGGCTAAGCTGGAGAGCCTGACCGATGAAATTAACTTCCTGAGGCAGATCTATGAGGAG gaACTGCGTGAGCTTCAGTGCCAGATTAAGGACACCTCAGTGGTGGTGGAGATGGACAACAGCCGTAACCTGGACATGGATGCCATCGTGGCTGAAGTGCGCGCCCAATATGAGGACGTCGCCAACAAGAGCCGGGCCGAGGCGGAGACATGGTACAAGAGCAAG TATGAGGAGATGCAGACATCTGCCACCAGATATGGGGATGACCTGAGATCCACCAAGACAGAGATCTCCGACCTGAACCGTATGATCCAGAGGCTGCAGTCTGAGATCGACTCCGTCAAGGGACAG CGTGCCAACCTGGAGAACCAGATAGCCGAGGCTGAGGAACGTGGTGAGATAGCAGTGAAGGACGCCAAGCTCCGCATCAGGGACCTGGAGGATGCCCTCCAGAGAGCCAAGCAGGACATGGCCCGCCAGATCAGGGAATACCAGGACCTGATGAACGTCAAACTGGCCCTGGACATTGAGATCGCCACCTACAGGAAACtgctggaaggagaggaggacag GCTAGCAACTGGTATCCAGTCCATCAACATAACCAAACAGAGCT CTAGCTACAACTCCTTCCCCTCTGAGAGTGTTAACAGCAGCTACACTAGCGGCTACTCCAGTGGCTTCTCCGGTGGATACGGTGGTGGATATGGCGGTGGATACGGCGGTGGCAGCAGCTACAGCTCTGGTAGTGGCTACGGCGGCGGCAGCCGCTACGGCGGTGGCAGCGGCACCAACGTCATCACCCAGAACAAGAAGAGTGTTGTCATCAAGATGATCGAGACCAGGGATGGCAAAGTTGTTTCTGAGTCCTCTGAAGTGGTCGATGATTGA